The DNA window TTCTTGAGTCGAGCCGGGGTAGAGATGTCTCCGGCCGCACCCGCCGTGTTGTAGCTCAGCGTGCCTCCGGCGAAGGTGACATCGCCCCCGCTTCCGAAGGCCGTCGCCGATCCGGCGATCAAGGTTCCACCGTCGATTCGGGTCGTGCCGGTGTAGGTGTTGGCACCGCCGAGGGTCAGGGTATTCGGGCCGCCCTTGGTAAGGGCCCATGCCGTGCCGTCATCGGTGATCGGAGCGTCAACCGTTCCCGTTGCCCCGGATTGCACGAGGGCGAGGGCGTCGCTCTTGAGGACAAGGGATGGGGCAGCCCCACTGGCGAGCGTCACGTCCCCCTCTTCGAAGGTAAGGCCACCGATGTCCCGGGTTCCGTCCACAGTGACCGTGGAGATGTCGGTGGCGGTATTGCCGGCCGAAAAGGTCGCTATGCGGCCGGCCGTCCATGCAGCGGTGGCGACGTCGCCGGCTGCCGACTCGCTCCAGTTGGTATTGCCTGCGTTCCAGGTGCCGTCGACAACACCTGCGGTGTCGCCGGGGCCCGCAACGCTGTCATCGAGGTCCCAGAACGATGGAAGCGCACTTCCCACGGTGAGGGTGCCTGCGCCGCTGAGCCATCCAAAATCGGCGCTGGTGTAGACCCCGTTAGGCTGCTGGAAACCGCCAACGTAGAGCGCCGGGACGGTCTGATTGGCATTGAGAACCAGGTTGCCATTGTTGCGGGTAAGAGGACCGGCGCCAAGTGCATCGACGGTGTCCACGATGAGCGTCCCCGCAGACAATTCGGTGCCTCCTGTGTGGGTGTTGGCTCCGCTGAGCGTCCACTCGCCGTTACCGGCCTTGCGGAGCGAGACCGTACCACTGCCGTCCGAGATCACCCCGGAGAAGACGTTAACCGGGCCCGCGCTGCCGGCATACAGTTGAAAGCTCTTGAGACCGGTACCGGAGTTCACAAGATCCGTGCTGACCGTCACGGCATGGGTGGCATTGTCATTTCTGAGGTAACCAATGGCATCGTTATCTCCTTCAAATTCGATAGCCCGATTGGCCAACGTGAGAGGAGCTGTCGCAGAAGAATCAAAGTAGAGGATCTGACTGTTGTTGTCATTGAGCGTGTTGTACTCGTCACCAAAGATGATGTTGCCATTCTGAGTCGGACTATCCGCAAGATTGGAAATCCAAACCCTCATGGCACCACCGCTGGTCCCCTGGATTCTGAGCGGACCATTGAAGGAGTTGGCACCGAGGAGGTGACCTTCCGTATCGCCGTTGGGATTCTGCCTGAGGATGATCCCTCCGTCGCCAGAGATCGGGCCATTGATCCACCAGTCATTATTCCCCTGGAAGAGGATCGTGCTTCCGGGCACGTTATTCAAAACGAAGCCACGTGTGGAGGGTGAGGTCATCGATGTCCCACCACCACCCTGGACGTAAATCGTGCCGCCGTTGAAGATGACATCGCCGTTGGGATCCCCGAGACTCTTATCGGCGTAAACCTTGAGCCTGTGGGAGATCGTCCCATCTCCGTCAACTTGAGTGCCGCCGGTATGGGTATTGTCCGGGGCGCTTCCGCTGTTGGTACCGAACTGATGCTGGGCCGTTCCGGCAAAGATGATTTTTCCGCTGCCGGAAAAGACGCTCCGGCAGGTGCGATTGCTGGCGTCACCGAATGTCAGAGTGCCGGCGCCGAGGGTAACGCTGCTGCCATCACTGGTCTCCAGACCGCCGATGGTGACGTCGTTCCCGGCGACGTCCAGCGTGGTTCCGCCGGCCAAATTCACATTGTCGTCGCCGAAGACCGAACCCGATGCGCCTGCGCGCACCGTGCCCGCATCGTGGTTGAGGCGGCCAAAGGTATTCGCGCCTGAGAGCGTCAGCACGCCCGGACCGTTCTTGATAAGTTGACGGTTGCCATCATCACTGATGATGCCGGAAATCGTCAGGTCGTGATCCGTGTTGGTGGTGACGATCCGATCTGCATTTAGAGCCACATCAAGGCTGATGACATCGGCGAACGGTGTGCTTGTGGCCGTGGTCGTGACATTGCCTCCGAGCACGATGGAGTCGCCCGCGAGCGTGAAGACGCCCGTCTGGCCCGCGGACCCATTGTTGGTAAAATTGATGCCTCCGTAAGCCAGCGCCGCACCGAGGTCGTTCACCGTGCTGGTCTGCAGTTCACCGGCGAAGGTCAATGCACCGGATCCCGGAACGGAATCGTCGTCCCAGTTCTCGACAGTACTCCAGTTTGCGTCAGCACCACCGCCGTCCCAAGTGTTGGCGGCGTAGAGGGCGGGAGTCATCGGCAAGAGCAGACCCGCCATGATGATGGGATGTCTGCCACGAGTTCGGAGGGATGATATCGGTTTCATGGATTTGGGTAGGTCGGAGTCGGGGTTCGGGAGCCGTCCGTGGCGATCGAACCGAAGGTTCGACATGTCAGTGCTTTGGCGGGCCGAGAGTTTGAAAAAGTGAACGCTCAACCATGCGGCTCACGATTTTCGTAACGGTCACGGAAAAGCATTCCGCGCAGCCGGTCAAAGTCTTCCCTCCTCGACATCTGGACCATTTCTGGCCAGGTTTTTGCAATGGCTGCGAAGAGGTTCCTGACGATTTCAGAACAGTTGGCCGAACACCTGCGCCGCGAGTTGGCGCGGGGACGGTGGAACGGGCTGATGCCGGGCAAGCATCGGATCGCGAAGGAGTTGGGCCTCAACAACAAGACGGTCGAGTCCGCCTTCATACAGCTTGAAAAGGAAGGCCTGCTCGTCTCCCAAGGTGCCGGACGAAGGCGCCTCATCCAGCTTCCCGATTACTTCGGGTCGAAACGTATTCTACGCTTTGCCATCCTGTTCCACGACGCCGAAGACCGGGGACAGAGCTATCTGGTCAAGCTTCAGGATGAACTGGTACGATACGGCCATGCTGTGGTTTCCCCCTCCCAGCATCTGGTCGATCTGGGAATGAAGGCGGAACGGGTCGCTCGCGTCGTGGAGCGCACCGAGGCGGACGCATGGATTGTCATCAGCGCATCCTCCGACGTGCTGGAGTGGTTCCTCGCCGAGAAAAGGAAAGTCTTTGCCCTGTTCGGCCGGCGCCGGGAACTGCCGATCCCGGGGGTCGGCCCGAACAAACCGGATGCCTATGCGGCGGCCACGCGGGAGCTGATCCGGTTGGGACACCGGCGCATCGTGCTTCTTTGCCCGCCCGAACGGCGTCACCCCGAACCCGGCGCTTCCGAGAGGGCCTTCCTTGCGGAACTGGCCTCTCAGGGAATCCCCGTCGGCAGCTTTCACCTCCCGGAATGGGATGGAAGTGTGGAAAGCTTTTACCAGCGGTTGGAGTCGCTGTTTCACTTCAACCGACCCACCGCCCTGATCCTCGACGAGGTGCGGCTCTTCGCTGCCGCAAGATCGTTTCTCGCGGCATACGGAGTCCGCGTTCCGGAAGATATTTCCCTCGTTTGCACCGACTACGATGCGTGGTTCAACTGGTGCCGACCGACTGTCGCCCACCTCCGCTGGGACACCGGTCCGGTCATCCGCAGAATCGTCCGCTGGGCGTCGAACGTGAGTCGCGGGAAGCCGGACCTCCGCCAAGTCGAAACCCCTGTCGAATTCGTGTCGGGCGGAACCATCGGCCCACCGGGCGGCTGACACTATCCCCGGATGGAAGCACCGCGTGACGACCGGGGTGCTTGGACTCATCGCACGGTAGAAGCCTCCGACCGGATCGGATACCGATCGTCACATCAACAGCTGTAGGATACGAAAGGCCGTTGCGCATCCTTGGGGATGCCTTCGAAATCAATCTGATTCCAGCGCCTTCCAATCCGCTTCGGTGACGGCTTCCTTCTGATACTCCATCAGAATCTTCCAGCCGTCGTCTCCTTTCACCAGCAGCGCTTCGAACGCGACATACTCGGAAACCGGCTCACCTCCCTGCTTCTGCTGTGTGTAGAGAAATACACCGGATTCATGAGCGGTCTTGGCATCGCCATAGCGGTGCGCGAACCGGAAATCGACACTCGCCTTGATGAGCCCCGCCTTGGTGTCGATGAACTCCTGTCGCCATCGGGCCAAGGCCTGTGACAGCGGATAGCTGACCTTCTTCGAGCCGGAAACCAGTACGGCCTCCGGATGGCAGGTCGCCTTGTAGGCTTCGAAGTCACCTGTGTTAACCGCGCGGGAAACCTCGGCCCAGTAGGCATCGAGCTCCGCCAACCGCGTCGCATCCAGATCGGGCAAGGGCGTCACCTTGAACGAGCGGATCGCCACCGGGCCATGGTCACCCTGGATCGCGATGGGACCTTGAGCCGCATCGCCCTCAAGTGGAGCCGAGCGCGTCGGACCGGTGACTCCCACGCTGTCGTGCACCAGCTTACCGTTGATCAACACCTTCTCGAACGTGGCATCGC is part of the Haloferula helveola genome and encodes:
- a CDS encoding beta strand repeat-containing protein, which gives rise to MAGLLLPMTPALYAANTWDGGGADANWSTVENWDDDSVPGSGALTFAGELQTSTVNDLGAALAYGGINFTNNGSAGQTGVFTLAGDSIVLGGNVTTTATSTPFADVISLDVALNADRIVTTNTDHDLTISGIISDDGNRQLIKNGPGVLTLSGANTFGRLNHDAGTVRAGASGSVFGDDNVNLAGGTTLDVAGNDVTIGGLETSDGSSVTLGAGTLTFGDASNRTCRSVFSGSGKIIFAGTAQHQFGTNSGSAPDNTHTGGTQVDGDGTISHRLKVYADKSLGDPNGDVIFNGGTIYVQGGGGTSMTSPSTRGFVLNNVPGSTILFQGNNDWWINGPISGDGGIILRQNPNGDTEGHLLGANSFNGPLRIQGTSGGAMRVWISNLADSPTQNGNIIFGDEYNTLNDNNSQILYFDSSATAPLTLANRAIEFEGDNDAIGYLRNDNATHAVTVSTDLVNSGTGLKSFQLYAGSAGPVNVFSGVISDGSGTVSLRKAGNGEWTLSGANTHTGGTELSAGTLIVDTVDALGAGPLTRNNGNLVLNANQTVPALYVGGFQQPNGVYTSADFGWLSGAGTLTVGSALPSFWDLDDSVAGPGDTAGVVDGTWNAGNTNWSESAAGDVATAAWTAGRIATFSAGNTATDISTVTVDGTRDIGGLTFEEGDVTLASGAAPSLVLKSDALALVQSGATGTVDAPITDDGTAWALTKGGPNTLTLGGANTYTGTTRIDGGTLIAGSATAFGSGGDVTFAGGTLSYNTAGAAGDISTPARLKNSASAILIDTNGESVTLAGDIDSTNTGGLTKVGTGTLTLSGNNSYSGNTTPGDGLLVLDGGTISNSTQVRFTVDGSSMSVTNGGTLNSSGNQTFQADDITMSIVGGNGVTSTWDLGGNDLSTSNTSHDNQQLVIDGAGFAGSAVVTGVNTLVWGRTNNNSTITITDGGQMNVSGGDVRIGNPYYNTNGGSHMTIGGGTATSTFTGNTGRDFYIGFGERTGSNNNVVTVSENGVLTNIRHMYVGHINNAQNGDNVSTANQLLVTGGSAAMNQLSVGYVQTNDRRANANGVGVTGGGQLSTGGSAYVGRANNSGSESSANTLTVSGTGSQWDANNQTVYVGYTNNATANSDNNILTVGADGSVINVDSLIVGDGSGSETGNQLVVNGNASATTVTISAGNSLTGSGTVTGAVSAAGTVAPGTSVGTLSVTGNTTITGTLAIEVDGATADLLAIDGDLDITTATLSITEPGAGATLGSYTIVTYTGTLTPGGPGPFGSEGTLPAGYTVDYNTPGQIKLVSGGAPTGFDAWKVLGSMGPVTFEGDTNGDGVKDGLAFLLGVANPDDDANGNLPTVTESGGSLILTFNCLAIADRDGSTLRVQHSSDIGVSDPWLATVDEVPDADDAVPDNGVTFVVDTVSEAPLNKVTATIDSGEAAGGKLFGRLDGQE
- a CDS encoding substrate-binding domain-containing protein; translation: MAAKRFLTISEQLAEHLRRELARGRWNGLMPGKHRIAKELGLNNKTVESAFIQLEKEGLLVSQGAGRRRLIQLPDYFGSKRILRFAILFHDAEDRGQSYLVKLQDELVRYGHAVVSPSQHLVDLGMKAERVARVVERTEADAWIVISASSDVLEWFLAEKRKVFALFGRRRELPIPGVGPNKPDAYAAATRELIRLGHRRIVLLCPPERRHPEPGASERAFLAELASQGIPVGSFHLPEWDGSVESFYQRLESLFHFNRPTALILDEVRLFAAARSFLAAYGVRVPEDISLVCTDYDAWFNWCRPTVAHLRWDTGPVIRRIVRWASNVSRGKPDLRQVETPVEFVSGGTIGPPGG
- a CDS encoding family 16 glycoside hydrolase; this translates as MMRKLFLAGSLGILAATSPCHAQARDLLAGNVLENFRPVSGWRSVGSVRETEGKGEFALDGEGKVLVNAERRGEKAPYLLTKEEFGDIRIELEFMVPKGSNAGVYVAGRYEVQILDSFGRGKPGSGDLGGIYQRWDPSRGKGREGFGGIPPLVNAAKPPGEWQTMEIVFRAPRFDADGKKTRDATFEKVLINGKLVHDSVGVTGPTRSAPLEGDAAQGPIAIQGDHGPVAIRSFKVTPLPDLDATRLAELDAYWAEVSRAVNTGDFEAYKATCHPEAVLVSGSKKVSYPLSQALARWRQEFIDTKAGLIKASVDFRFAHRYGDAKTAHESGVFLYTQQKQGGEPVSEYVAFEALLVKGDDGWKILMEYQKEAVTEADWKALESD